The sequence below is a genomic window from Polynucleobacter sp. MWH-UH19D.
TAGAAAGAGCTTCATCGCAAATTGCTTTTAATGGCAGTGACTTACCACCACGATACTGGCCATCAGCAGTGATCACTGCTACCGCGCCAACGTCGATGATGCGGTCACGCAAAGCTTGTGCAGAGAAGCCACCAAACACTACCGAGTGAATTGCACCAATACGAGCACATGCTTGCATTGCCACAATACCTTCAATAGTCATAGCCATATAAATAATGACCGTGTCACCAGACTTGATGCCCATATTGCGCAGTGCATTTGCCATCTTGCAAACACGCTCAAGCATTTCTTTGTAACTCACTTTAGTTACAGTGCCATCGTCTGCTTCAAAAATAATCGCTGTCTTATCACCGAGACCAGCTTCAACTTGACGATCTAAACAGTTGTACGAAGCATTCGTGGTGCCATCTTCAAACCACTTATAAAAAGGTGCCTTAGACTCATCCAATACCTTAGTAAATGGCTTTTTCCAGTAAATATTCTCTTTTGCGAGACGACCCCAGAAACCGTCATAATCTTTTTCAGCTTCAGCGCAAAGCTTTTTATAAGCATCCATACCTGGAATGGCCGCACTCTTAACGAAGTCTGCAGGTGGGTTAAAAATGCGGTTTTCTTGCTTTAATGGTTCCATGCTTCACTGCCCTTTATTAAATAAACAATGTTCTTTTTTTGCCAAAATGCAGCAAAATGACGGGTTCTGACCCACCAAGACTTACGAAGATAAGTGAAAACACTTGGGATTTGCTCTATGGCAAACCCTTAAAATAGGGCAAACCTTACTAATAATGTGGAAATAAGCCTAAAACCATGACTCAGATTAAACAAAACGACCTCATTCAAAGCATTGCAGACGCATTTCAGTTCATTTCCTACTACCACCCTAAAGACTTTATTGATGCAATGGGCAAGGCATACTCCCTCGAAAAAGGCGAAGCAGCCAAGGATGCTATTGCTCAAATTTTGACCAATAGCCGCATGTGTGCAGAAGGCCATCGCCCGCTTTGCCAAGATACTGGTATTGCGGTGGTCTTTTTGAAGATTGGTATGAATGTTCAATGGGCAGATGCCACGATGAGCGTTACTGAAATGGTGAATGAGGGCGTACGTCGTGCCTACCTCAACCCTGACAATACGCTGCGCGCTTCTGTATTAACTGACCCCGCAGGTAAACGCAAGAACTCCGGTGATAACACCCCTGCTGTTGTTCATTATGAAATTGTTCCGGGTGATGATGTTGAAGTTATTTGCGCTGCAAAAGGTGGCGGTTCTGAAAATAAAGCCAAGATGGTGATGCTCAACCCATCTGACTCGATTGTCGATTGGGTACTGAAGACTGTTCCAACTATGGGTGCTGGTTGGTGCCCTCCTGGCATTCTTGGCATTGGCATTGGTGGCACACCAGAGAAAGCCATGTTGATGGCTAAAGAAGCTTTAATGGGTCCAGTAGATATTCAAGAACTCATTGAGCGCGGTCCTAAGAATCGCGTGGAAGAATTACGCCTTGAAATCTACGACAAAGTAAACAAGCTCGGTATTGGCGCTCAAGGCTTGGGCGGTCTAGCAACAGTTTTAGATATTAAGATTTTGGATTACCCAACCCATGCTGCCTCATTGCCGGTTGCGATGATTCCAAACTGCGCAGCTACACGTCACGTACATTTCCATTTGCATGGAGATGGCCCTGCAAAACTTGAGGCTCCTTCTTTATCAGATTGGCCAGATGTGACTTGGACTCCAGATGTTCAAAAATCTAAACGCGTGAATCTGGATACCTTAACTGCAGAAGAAGTGGCTAGCTGGAAACCAGGCGAGACACTACTATTGAATGGCAAAATTTTGACTGGTCGTGATGCAGCACATAAGCGTATTCAAGACATGCTCGCTAAAGGCGAAGAATTGCCAGTAAGCTTTAAAAACCGCGTGATCTATTACGTCGGTCCAGTAGATCCTGTGCGTGATGAAGTTGTTGGTCCAGCAGGCCCAACGACCTCAACTCGGATGGATAAGTTCACTGAAATGATGCTTGCAAAAACGGGTCTTATTTCCATGATCGGCAAAGCGGAGCGTGGTCCTGTTGCCATCGAAGCAATCAAGAAACACAAATCTGCTTACCTTATGGCTGTTGGTGGCGCCGCTTATCTCGTATCCAAAGCGATTCAAACGTCTAAGGTTGTTGGCTTTGCCGATCTCGGCATGGAAGCAATTTATGAGTTTGATGTGAAAGATATGCCAGTAACTGTTGCTGTGAATTCAGAAGGTATCTCTATGCACGAAACTGGACCAAAAGAATGGCAAGCAAAGATTGGTGGAATTCCAGTAAAGATTGCTTAACACTTTTATTCCAACCTCTGCAATAAAACTTTATTGGCTTTAAATTGTCACTAATCGGTGTATTTGATTCTGGTGTTGGTGGCTTATCCATTTTGGATGAGGCGCTACGCCAGCTTCCGGAGCACGACTACATCTACTTGGCCGATTCTGCGAACGCACCTTATGGTGAAAAATCTCCTGATTGGATTGCGCAGCGCAGTTTGAGTCTTTGCAAATATCTCGCTCAAGCTGGCTGTAACGCCATCGTAGTTGCATGCAACACTGCAACAGCACAAGCAATAAAGGATATTCGAGCAGCCATCCCAATTCCTATTGTGGGGGTTGAACCAGGCATTAAGCCAGCTGCCATGCAGTCAGCGAATGGTGTTGTTGGCGTCTTGGCAACTGAAGCAACCCTGAAGAGTGACAAGTTCAATGCCTTGCTCTCCACCCTGCCCAATCATTGTCAATTTATTAAACAAGCAGGCGCAGGCTTGGTGCCATTAATCGAAGCTGGTAAAGCAAATGACGGAGAAACTCTGGAATTGCTTGCTAAGCACTTGGAACCCATTCAAGCGGCAGGCTCCGACACGATTGTCTTAGGCTGCACGCACTACCCATTCTTAAGAAAAGCGATTCGTAAACTCCTTGGAGACAAAATTACGCTGATCGATACCGGTGAGGCGGTAGTAAAGCAATTGAAGCGGCAATTAGAAGCACTCGCTCTTAATCAAACAGATTCCGCTATCAGTAACGCCTCTCAATACGGTGCCGTACATTTTTTCAGCAGCAAAGATGAGCACGCTCTTTTGAAGATGGCGCAAGATTTAATGCTCACCGATCTAAAGAAGCATCGAGTTAGTTCAGCACAGTTAGGGCTGGTGTCATGAGCGCATTCTGGCAAAAGGTGGATGAGCGTTTACCATTTACCAAAAGCGAACGCATCATTATTGCTATCGTACTTTTGCTGCATGCTCTGCCAGCCTTGGATTTTTTGCATTGGTCCTCTAAGCCTACCCGCATTGATGATGAACGCGTGATGGCAAATCTTGTCAGCCCAGATACTGCTTCAAGCAAAACTCAGGAGCCCCCCGCTCCAATGCCAAAACCAAAAGAAGAACCTAAAAAGAAAACTGCAGAGGACAAGTCTTCTCAAAAGACAGCGCCTACTCAAACACAGAATAACCCCACTCAAAAGAGTGACTCAAATACCCAAACTCAAATGCCAAATGCCGCTGTGGCGCCTTCAAGTGCTGGTGGAGCAAGCGGCACACCAATACAAACAGACATTGGTAAACTGATTGTCGTTTTTCAGCCCGATGCTGATGCCTACTACCCATCATTCTCAAAAAGATCAGGAGAGCAAGGGACAGTGGTGGTACGTTTAATTATTTCTGAAAGTGGCGAGGTTGAAGATGTCGCAATATTACAGTCAAGCTCCTTTCCAAGACTTGATCGTGCCGCAACCGACATTGGTCGACGCTATCGCTTTAAACCTTTTTTAGTCAATGGCTCACCCCAACGAATCTCAACTAATCTTTTAATTAAATTTAACCTCAAGAATTAAGCGCTATGAATACACCATTTGGAATTGCAAATCTCTGGCTTGAAGGCGACGGCATTACCCGCTTTGTTGCAATTGCATTACTTGCATGCTCAATCATCACTTGGGTAATCTTACTTACTCGCCTGTGGGAGTTGCGCAATCTACGCAAACTCAAACCCGAAGTAGATCAATTCTGGCATGCAAGCACCTTTGAACAAGGCCTGCATTCGTTTAGCAACCCCACTACCAACCCTTATTATCTAATTGCCAAATCAGCAAGCAGCTCCTCTGTCCACCACCAAGGCCAATCGAATAATCACCGCGAGTTACTACAAACTTTGAATTACTCAGAATGGATGGCAAGAAGCATTAAAAATAAGATTGATAGCCTTGCTACCAGCCTTCAAAAAGGACTAACTTTTTTAGGTTCCACTGGTGCAACTGCGCCATTTATTGGTCTATTTGGAACTGTATGGGGCATCTACCATGCCCTCATCTCTATTAGTAGCTCTGGAAGCGCACAAATTGATCAGGTTGCCGGCCCAATTGGCGAGGCATTGATCATGACCGCCTTGGGTCTTGCTGTAGCGATTCCGGCCGTGTTAGGATTTAATGCCATCAATCGCGCAAATAAATTATTTATTGCGGACCTTAATCGATTTGGCAATGATTTACTTGCCTATTTTGTAACTGGCGCACGCGTGAATACTGGAGATTAAGTATGGCGCTTCATATTCAAGACGATCAAAATGATGATGCCATCATGGCGGAAATCAACATGACGCCAATGGTTGATGTCATGTTGGTATTGCTCATTATTTTTATCATCACTCTTCCCGTTATTCAGCAAGCGGTAAAAGTGGAACTCCCCAAAGCGAATAGCGTTCGCAATGAAGTCAAACCTGAATCTGTGCAATTATCAATTGATGCCAAAGGTCAAATTTTTTGGAATAGCGCTCAGATTGACCTAAAAACCTTTGATGGTTATGCAGAAAAAGCAGCTCAAAAAGATCCACAACCTGAGATCAATTTGCGCGCTGATAAAGCCGTGAAGTACGAATACGTCGCACAAGTATTAGCCGCATCCCGCCGCGCAGGCCTTACCAAACTGGGATTTGTTACGGAGCCTAACTAACAGGTCTGCCGAATTACTTAACCGTTACTCTATAAGGCATCTTAGTAAGTGCGCAACTCTCTTCACTTACATGCGTACCATTACCAATAGTGGCACCTAGGATACCGCCTTGGATTTTTTCGACTTTTCGAAGCTTACCGGTAATCGGATCTAGAGTAATTTGTGTGGTTACTGATCCAGCTGGATAATCTACGTCCATTACTTTTTCTGGATCGAAATTTGCTTCGATCAAAATTAGAATATTAGGACGCGCCAAGGTGACGCTCTTCACCATTTGCCTACCATAAGCATCAGACTGATCTAAATCGCGATCATCCAGATATACCTTGGCTTTTTGACTTCCTGATGCCAAGGTAATTTTCATATCGTACTCTTCTGTGTAGCCCTTTTCTGAGCGCGTGCAACTAAACTCCAAAACATCAATTGACCACGCTGAAGTAGCAAATAAAAACAGGCAAAAATAAGCTAGGGTTTTTGAAAAATTCATAAAAATGAATATTGAAGAATATAGAGATGGTGCCCGGGGCCGGAATCGAACCGGCACGACTGTTTAGGTCGCAGGATTTTAAATCCTGTGTGTCTACCGATTTCACCACCCGGGCTCGCACTAGCAATTACTGCCGCGCTATGTAAATCAAGACAGCCCAAATTTTAGCATGCACGCCAAAAATAGCCTTCAGTTCTCACCGCCGCTACAGATCTATAAGCATGCTGGGCAAAAACATTAAAATGGGGACATGAAATCTCAGGGAAAGAAGTCGGGCATTAACAACCTATTGCGGCCCCTTCGTTGGGTTGCTGGTATTGCTTTATTGCTGACGTTAACCTTCGTTGCTACTTATCTGTATTCTGCCCAATCCAGTCCTTCTGGCAAAAGAACGATTAAGAGCCTAGGGGATACCGTTGTTATCTCTTTCGATGAAACTGGGATTCCTCATATCAAAGCCAAAAGTCAAACCGATGCCTTATTTGCCTTAGGCTACATTCACGCTACTGAACGCTCTTGGCAACTGGAAATGAATCGTCGGATAGCTAGCGGGCGACTTTCTGAAATCCTCGGCCCAGATACTGTCAACATAGATCGTTTCATTAGAACCTTGGGTATTAAACGAGCCGCAGAAAAACAATTTGATAAGTACCCAGTAGCTGCGAAAAGATTACTCCAAGCATATGCTGATGGCATTAATTCTGGTAACGCAAGCTTAGGATGGGCGCTTCCAGTGGAGTATTTTTTATCAGGCTCTAAACCAGGGCACTGGTCACCCACGGACAGCGTTGCCTGGATGTTAATGATGGCATATGACCTAGGCGGAAACTGGCAAAAAGAATTGCAACGGCTTGAATTATCTCAGTACCTAACCACAAAACAAGTTTGGGAAGTTTTATTGCCCTCCTCAAAAGGAGGCCCTGTAAGCAATCTCGACTTTGCCAAGATGTATCACGATCTGAACGTATTTAATACAAGCCCGAAAAGCGAGAATCCCAAGTCCAAAAAACTACCCTCTACTGAACTTGGGTTAAACGATCTTCCTGGGGGCAAGGATGGGATCGGTTCAAACAATTGGGTTTTAAGCGGCAAGCTCACCGAGAGTGGAAAGCCGTTATTGGCTAATGATCCCCATCTAGGATTATCAGCCCCAGCAATTTGGTATTTCGCTCATCTAGATGCACCAGGCCTCAATGTGATTGGCGGTACGCTTCCCGGTATTCCGGCAGTTGTTTTAGGTCGATCTGAGAAGTTTGCCTGGAGCTTTACCAATACCAACCCAGATGTTCAAGATACCTATCTAGAGCAATTGGATCCCAGTAACCCTAGTATGTATCGTGGTCCTCATGGCATGCTGCCGTTTATAGTGCACCAAGAAATAATCGACATCAAAGGGTCCACACCAATTACTTTCATTGTCAAAGAAACCCGACATGGCCCAGTAATTTCAGATTCCTATGCACGCGTTAAACGGGCCATCGATACCAATCGATATGCACTAGCCTTGCGCTGGACTGCTTTAGATCCCGAAAACCAATCCGTAGTAGGCTTACTGGAAATGAATCGCGCTAAAGATCTTGATTCATTTAAAGCAGCGATACATAAAAATTATGCGCCAATGCAAAATGTTGTT
It includes:
- a CDS encoding fumarate hydratase yields the protein MTQIKQNDLIQSIADAFQFISYYHPKDFIDAMGKAYSLEKGEAAKDAIAQILTNSRMCAEGHRPLCQDTGIAVVFLKIGMNVQWADATMSVTEMVNEGVRRAYLNPDNTLRASVLTDPAGKRKNSGDNTPAVVHYEIVPGDDVEVICAAKGGGSENKAKMVMLNPSDSIVDWVLKTVPTMGAGWCPPGILGIGIGGTPEKAMLMAKEALMGPVDIQELIERGPKNRVEELRLEIYDKVNKLGIGAQGLGGLATVLDIKILDYPTHAASLPVAMIPNCAATRHVHFHLHGDGPAKLEAPSLSDWPDVTWTPDVQKSKRVNLDTLTAEEVASWKPGETLLLNGKILTGRDAAHKRIQDMLAKGEELPVSFKNRVIYYVGPVDPVRDEVVGPAGPTTSTRMDKFTEMMLAKTGLISMIGKAERGPVAIEAIKKHKSAYLMAVGGAAYLVSKAIQTSKVVGFADLGMEAIYEFDVKDMPVTVAVNSEGISMHETGPKEWQAKIGGIPVKIA
- the murI gene encoding glutamate racemase, which codes for MSLIGVFDSGVGGLSILDEALRQLPEHDYIYLADSANAPYGEKSPDWIAQRSLSLCKYLAQAGCNAIVVACNTATAQAIKDIRAAIPIPIVGVEPGIKPAAMQSANGVVGVLATEATLKSDKFNALLSTLPNHCQFIKQAGAGLVPLIEAGKANDGETLELLAKHLEPIQAAGSDTIVLGCTHYPFLRKAIRKLLGDKITLIDTGEAVVKQLKRQLEALALNQTDSAISNASQYGAVHFFSSKDEHALLKMAQDLMLTDLKKHRVSSAQLGLVS
- a CDS encoding energy transducer TonB translates to MSAFWQKVDERLPFTKSERIIIAIVLLLHALPALDFLHWSSKPTRIDDERVMANLVSPDTASSKTQEPPAPMPKPKEEPKKKTAEDKSSQKTAPTQTQNNPTQKSDSNTQTQMPNAAVAPSSAGGASGTPIQTDIGKLIVVFQPDADAYYPSFSKRSGEQGTVVVRLIISESGEVEDVAILQSSSFPRLDRAATDIGRRYRFKPFLVNGSPQRISTNLLIKFNLKN
- a CDS encoding MotA/TolQ/ExbB proton channel family protein, which translates into the protein MNTPFGIANLWLEGDGITRFVAIALLACSIITWVILLTRLWELRNLRKLKPEVDQFWHASTFEQGLHSFSNPTTNPYYLIAKSASSSSVHHQGQSNNHRELLQTLNYSEWMARSIKNKIDSLATSLQKGLTFLGSTGATAPFIGLFGTVWGIYHALISISSSGSAQIDQVAGPIGEALIMTALGLAVAIPAVLGFNAINRANKLFIADLNRFGNDLLAYFVTGARVNTGD
- a CDS encoding biopolymer transporter ExbD → MALHIQDDQNDDAIMAEINMTPMVDVMLVLLIIFIITLPVIQQAVKVELPKANSVRNEVKPESVQLSIDAKGQIFWNSAQIDLKTFDGYAEKAAQKDPQPEINLRADKAVKYEYVAQVLAASRRAGLTKLGFVTEPN
- a CDS encoding penicillin acylase family protein produces the protein MKSQGKKSGINNLLRPLRWVAGIALLLTLTFVATYLYSAQSSPSGKRTIKSLGDTVVISFDETGIPHIKAKSQTDALFALGYIHATERSWQLEMNRRIASGRLSEILGPDTVNIDRFIRTLGIKRAAEKQFDKYPVAAKRLLQAYADGINSGNASLGWALPVEYFLSGSKPGHWSPTDSVAWMLMMAYDLGGNWQKELQRLELSQYLTTKQVWEVLLPSSKGGPVSNLDFAKMYHDLNVFNTSPKSENPKSKKLPSTELGLNDLPGGKDGIGSNNWVLSGKLTESGKPLLANDPHLGLSAPAIWYFAHLDAPGLNVIGGTLPGIPAVVLGRSEKFAWSFTNTNPDVQDTYLEQLDPSNPSMYRGPHGMLPFIVHQEIIDIKGSTPITFIVKETRHGPVISDSYARVKRAIDTNRYALALRWTALDPENQSVVGLLEMNRAKDLDSFKAAIHKNYAPMQNVVMADTDGNIAYQAAGVAPKRTLHQGLYGIAPAPGWDPQYDWNGYLPFDQLPNSSNPEQGWIATANQAVTALNNPNPLTADWDVPTRYDRIVQLINAKSTFDLQYMKTMQGDTLSLGATPLLELFKSSKTTHPLGAKTLDLIQKFDGNMSADSPGALIFNAWADHLTRNVFSRLSYLFFDDYGARNFRYPLIAILQNPNNPWCDLPKTPAIETCAESSNIALDRALEYLSDQYGKDLASWAWGKAHIAISEHRPLSKIPVLGKLFNITTPFPGDSFSINVGRLELNNSSNPYETLQGPSLRAIYDLSDLEKSLFVYQTGQSGWIQSKSYRNLNSLWAKNEYLPLQMKPEKTTRTLELSNK